One Halarcobacter ebronensis genomic window carries:
- a CDS encoding YbfB/YjiJ family MFS transporter, with translation MDLLNRNSNAAIILAGILSIIVGMGVARFVFTSLLPPMLENYLTITFAGVLASINYIGYLSGSIFATLIKDINTKVKYFRIGVVLCIVTTVVLGLSSNDAVWAISRVVAGFGSAMILVVGSAIVMTKLKIENKTKAMGIHFSGIGFSIFVTDLIKRAVLYNGGTWQEAWVVLAIFGIFAGAYSLYILSFDKEIRQNVVKHKFDKSLFSIFVIFLIIAYFTEGVGFVVQGTFLPDIINSLEGLKGYGSLTWTLVGLAGIPSCIIWMTLAHKYGSLNIIIIAMLVQIVGILISALTSNVYLNLFSGILYGGTFVGLVALFMNLGGKLAGKNPVILMGALTTAYGIGQVSAPLYSIKLVDMYSSYSQALYVTAGIVFVGVVLLFIAKRFATKEQKSM, from the coding sequence ATGGATTTGCTAAACAGAAACAGTAATGCAGCAATTATATTAGCAGGAATCTTATCTATTATAGTAGGAATGGGTGTAGCAAGATTTGTTTTCACTTCATTATTACCTCCAATGCTAGAAAACTATCTGACAATTACTTTTGCAGGAGTCTTAGCCTCTATAAACTATATAGGATATCTATCAGGTTCTATTTTTGCGACACTAATAAAAGATATAAATACAAAAGTCAAATATTTTAGAATTGGTGTAGTTCTTTGTATTGTTACAACTGTTGTTTTAGGGCTTAGTTCAAATGATGCCGTTTGGGCAATATCAAGAGTTGTTGCTGGTTTTGGTTCGGCAATGATATTAGTGGTTGGGTCAGCAATTGTAATGACAAAACTAAAAATTGAGAACAAAACAAAAGCTATGGGAATACATTTTAGTGGAATAGGATTTTCAATTTTTGTAACTGATTTAATTAAAAGAGCAGTCCTTTATAATGGTGGAACATGGCAAGAGGCTTGGGTGGTTTTGGCAATATTTGGTATTTTTGCTGGGGCATATTCATTATATATTCTCTCTTTTGACAAAGAGATTAGACAAAATGTTGTTAAACATAAATTTGATAAGTCTCTTTTTTCTATTTTTGTTATCTTTTTAATTATTGCATATTTTACAGAAGGTGTAGGGTTTGTTGTTCAAGGAACTTTTTTACCTGATATTATTAACTCCCTTGAGGGCTTAAAAGGGTATGGAAGTCTTACTTGGACTCTTGTTGGTTTAGCAGGAATCCCCTCTTGTATTATTTGGATGACATTAGCACATAAATATGGCAGCTTAAATATAATCATAATTGCAATGTTGGTACAAATTGTAGGGATTCTAATCTCTGCACTTACTTCAAATGTCTACTTAAATCTATTTAGTGGAATTTTATATGGTGGAACTTTTGTAGGACTTGTGGCTTTATTTATGAATTTAGGTGGAAAGCTTGCTGGGAAAAACCCTGTAATATTAATGGGAGCACTAACAACTGCTTATGGAATAGGGCAGGTTTCAGCCCCTTTATATAGTATAAAATTAGTTGATATGTATAGTAGTTATAGTCAAGCTTTATATGTAACAGCAGGAATAGTTTTTGTAGGTGTGGTGCTACTATTTATAGCAAAAAGATTTGCAACAAAAGAACAAAAAAGTATGTAA
- a CDS encoding aspartate ammonia-lyase, translating to MRKDSDFLGEVEISNDVYYGVQTLRAMQNFNVSGLSHYEMNEYIQSIALIKKAAALANYDSKALNKEIKEAICEACDEIIKGKHSSSFPIDVIQGGGGTSSNMNVNEVVACRANEILTGIKSYSKVHPNTDVNMGQSTNDVIPSAMKIATYKNLDQLLEPLDILEKTLKNRQKKYENILRLGRTCLQDALPMTFGQYFSGYISFVQRMKKKVENLKKECLELPLGATAIGTSLSVQPKYLENIYKHLKKESNINFRKEENFFDGLQNADLYIEISATLKRVATTLSKMATDFRILSSGPKAGFQEINLPAVQPGSSIMPGKVNPVIPELINQIAYQVCGNDMTISMAVEGGELDLNVWEPIIIKNLSESFRLLNNGIRIFSKKCIANLTPNKEISTKYALDTFALSTTISAIFGYKTGTLVSRKAFNEKKTIKDVVLELKLLTQEEAKEVLDPYNMIDEQISSNMILKYQKIYNKLEN from the coding sequence ATGCGAAAAGATAGTGATTTTTTAGGTGAAGTAGAGATTTCCAATGATGTATATTATGGTGTTCAAACCCTAAGAGCTATGCAAAATTTCAATGTTTCAGGATTATCACACTATGAGATGAACGAATATATTCAAAGTATTGCTTTAATAAAAAAAGCTGCTGCGTTGGCAAATTATGACTCAAAAGCTTTAAATAAAGAGATAAAAGAAGCTATATGTGAAGCTTGTGATGAGATTATAAAAGGAAAGCACTCTTCAAGTTTTCCCATTGATGTAATCCAAGGAGGTGGTGGAACTTCATCAAATATGAATGTAAATGAAGTTGTTGCTTGTAGGGCAAACGAGATTTTAACTGGAATAAAATCATATTCAAAAGTTCATCCAAATACAGATGTAAATATGGGACAATCAACAAATGATGTTATTCCTTCTGCAATGAAAATAGCTACATATAAAAATTTAGATCAACTCTTAGAACCTTTGGATATTTTAGAAAAAACTTTAAAAAATAGGCAAAAAAAATATGAAAATATTTTAAGATTAGGAAGAACTTGTCTTCAAGATGCTTTGCCAATGACATTTGGTCAATATTTTAGTGGTTATATTAGTTTTGTACAAAGAATGAAAAAAAAAGTAGAAAACCTAAAAAAAGAGTGTTTAGAACTACCATTAGGCGCAACTGCAATTGGTACAAGTCTATCTGTTCAACCAAAATATTTAGAAAATATTTATAAACATTTAAAAAAGGAATCAAACATAAACTTTAGAAAAGAAGAAAACTTTTTTGATGGTTTACAAAATGCAGATCTTTATATAGAAATCTCTGCAACATTAAAAAGAGTTGCTACAACACTCTCTAAAATGGCAACAGATTTTAGGATATTATCTTCTGGACCAAAAGCTGGTTTTCAAGAGATTAATTTGCCTGCTGTTCAACCAGGTAGTTCAATTATGCCAGGGAAAGTAAACCCTGTAATTCCTGAACTTATAAACCAAATTGCCTATCAAGTTTGTGGAAATGATATGACCATTTCAATGGCAGTTGAAGGAGGAGAATTGGATTTAAATGTATGGGAGCCTATAATTATTAAAAATCTATCAGAATCTTTTAGATTATTAAATAATGGAATTAGAATTTTTAGTAAAAAGTGTATTGCCAATTTAACACCAAACAAAGAGATTAGCACAAAATACGCTTTAGATACTTTTGCTTTATCAACTACAATTTCTGCAATTTTTGGTTATAAAACTGGGACATTGGTTTCTAGAAAGGCATTTAATGAAAAGAAAACAATAAAAGATGTTGTTTTAGAATTGAAACTTTTAACACAAGAAGAGGCAAAAGAAGTATTAGATCCTTATAATATGATTGATGAACAAATAAGTTCTAATATGATTTTAAAATATCAAAAGATTTATAATAAGCTTGAGAATTAA
- a CDS encoding sensor histidine kinase, with the protein MFKTVLNKLNDVFNNFNQTIGYVIFKKIFLGYLCIVIFISVYQSFVEIDESKKMVEKNMKMIEKQFSNELREPLLKKDFIKVNKILNSISNAEIISGIILTTKNKKIYFPVDRTHYSKENYDNYKFTIYESAYFSKAYLADVELYTNNHIATTRALNQIYRIIIYFVVFTLLFWILTIFYTNKYLTLPLKKLITGIRDFEKHDEEKSHIKLQLNNLMELSILADAFNKMSGKISEDIINLKQLTMIQGLQKKALENANRAKDDFLANMSHELKTPLNSINLISSIMKKNKNGKFDEKEVKNLEIINSCGNDLLFLINDVLDISKLEAGKLELYYETIETKKVMVEIKDMFEPQIIEKRLKFDFKYDESIENIFSDKQRIKQIIKNLISNSLKFLEKGEIRFYVENDNEFIKVTVSDDGIGIQEDKLNTIFDRFKQADESTTRKYGGTGLGLAICKELTELFNGKINIQSKFGTGTTVTVHFPKNLDNAKELKKESKPISEAKKESLDNTIFFGNDALIEEKEEIKKNILILNKDPINYMSLIIELNKNYSVQQSLGLSDFKSKLKSSDFALLIVDMECITKEQIDEYFLKREEKIVFVSKEEKKESSFLTITKPFDKEKTLKTLLKVMEE; encoded by the coding sequence ATGTTCAAAACAGTATTAAATAAATTGAATGATGTTTTTAATAACTTCAACCAAACCATTGGTTATGTAATCTTTAAAAAAATCTTTTTAGGATACCTTTGTATTGTAATTTTTATCTCTGTATATCAATCATTTGTTGAAATTGATGAATCTAAAAAGATGGTTGAAAAAAATATGAAAATGATTGAAAAACAATTTTCAAATGAGTTAAGAGAACCTCTTCTTAAAAAAGATTTTATAAAAGTAAATAAAATCTTAAATTCCATCTCAAATGCAGAAATTATAAGTGGAATTATATTAACAACAAAAAATAAAAAAATATATTTTCCTGTGGATAGAACACACTACAGCAAAGAAAATTATGATAATTACAAATTTACTATTTATGAATCTGCTTATTTCAGCAAAGCCTATCTTGCTGATGTTGAACTCTATACAAATAATCATATTGCAACTACTAGAGCTTTAAATCAAATATATAGAATCATTATATATTTTGTTGTATTTACTCTTCTTTTTTGGATTCTTACTATTTTTTATACTAATAAATATTTAACCCTTCCTTTAAAAAAACTAATTACGGGAATTAGAGATTTTGAAAAACATGATGAAGAGAAGAGCCATATAAAACTCCAACTAAACAATTTGATGGAGCTTTCAATATTAGCTGATGCTTTTAATAAGATGTCAGGGAAAATCAGTGAAGATATTATCAACTTAAAACAGTTAACAATGATTCAAGGACTACAAAAAAAGGCACTTGAAAATGCAAATAGAGCAAAAGATGATTTTTTGGCAAATATGAGCCATGAGTTAAAAACTCCACTTAACTCTATAAATCTAATTAGTTCAATAATGAAAAAAAATAAAAATGGCAAATTTGATGAAAAAGAGGTAAAAAATTTAGAGATTATAAATAGTTGTGGAAATGACCTTTTGTTTTTAATAAATGATGTTTTAGATATATCTAAACTTGAAGCAGGAAAGCTTGAACTCTACTATGAAACAATAGAGACAAAAAAAGTAATGGTTGAGATTAAAGATATGTTTGAACCTCAAATTATAGAAAAAAGACTTAAATTTGATTTCAAATATGATGAGAGTATTGAGAACATCTTTAGTGATAAACAAAGAATTAAACAGATAATTAAAAACCTAATAAGCAACTCTTTGAAGTTTTTAGAAAAAGGAGAGATAAGATTTTATGTTGAAAACGACAATGAGTTTATAAAAGTTACTGTTAGTGATGATGGAATAGGAATCCAAGAAGATAAACTAAATACTATTTTTGACAGGTTTAAACAAGCAGATGAAAGTACAACTAGAAAATATGGAGGGACAGGACTTGGACTTGCCATTTGTAAGGAACTTACTGAACTTTTTAATGGAAAAATAAATATTCAAAGTAAATTTGGTACAGGTACAACAGTTACTGTTCATTTTCCTAAAAATCTTGATAATGCAAAAGAGTTAAAAAAAGAGAGTAAACCAATAAGTGAGGCAAAAAAAGAGTCTTTGGATAATACTATCTTTTTTGGTAATGATGCGTTAATTGAAGAAAAAGAGGAGATAAAGAAAAATATTCTTATTTTAAATAAAGACCCTATTAATTATATGAGCCTAATTATTGAATTAAATAAAAACTATAGTGTTCAACAATCTTTAGGTTTAAGTGATTTTAAATCAAAGCTCAAAAGCAGTGATTTTGCACTACTTATTGTTGATATGGAGTGCATAACAAAAGAACAGATTGATGAATATTTTTTAAAAAGAGAAGAGAAAATAGTATTTGTATCAAAAGAGGAAAAAAAGGAGAGTTCTTTCTTAACTATTACTAAACCTTTTGATAAAGAAAAAACACTCAAAACCCTGCTAAAAGTTATGGAAGAGTAA
- a CDS encoding alanine/glycine:cation symporter family protein — MLLEINDFLNNLIWGNILIYLLPALGIFFTVSSRFVQFRYFFKMFHILRDTVHDKEGHISSFQALMLSIAGRVGGGNIAGVAVAITLGGPGSVFWMWIIGLIGMSTSFFECSLAQLYKEKDSEDSCVYRGGPAYYVTKALGQRWLGVIISFLLMVTFGFAFNATQSFIITTSFESTFNIPGWISGVALTILFAFAVFGGIKRITKFSEVIVPIMAVGYLLIAAVVISLNIAQIPSLISIIVNEAFNPSSAIGGGLGAVILQGAKRGMFSNEAGLGSAPNVAAVAYVAHPVQQGIVQSFSVFIDTIILCSCTAFIILLSGVYTPGAQGVDGVLLTQNALIEHIGPLGGYFVTIALLLFGFSSILYNYYLAENSLNFFSKGNKVLFTLFRIFVIVLIIWGSQQDLGSIFSFADLSMGLLAVINMIAIALLYKPALQLIRGYDRQIKEGKKPVLRYNDYNEYKIDKEIWKEIVDNINDIRSKDKA; from the coding sequence ATGTTATTAGAAATTAACGATTTTTTAAACAATCTTATTTGGGGTAATATTTTAATCTATTTATTACCTGCACTTGGGATATTTTTTACTGTAAGTTCTAGATTTGTACAGTTTAGATACTTTTTTAAAATGTTCCATATTTTAAGGGATACTGTACATGATAAAGAGGGACATATTAGCTCTTTTCAAGCACTTATGCTTAGTATTGCTGGGCGTGTTGGTGGTGGAAATATTGCAGGGGTTGCAGTTGCTATCACTTTAGGAGGACCTGGTTCAGTTTTCTGGATGTGGATAATTGGTCTAATTGGAATGAGTACAAGTTTCTTTGAGTGTTCTTTGGCTCAATTATATAAAGAGAAAGATAGCGAAGACTCTTGTGTATATAGAGGTGGACCTGCTTATTATGTAACAAAAGCTTTAGGTCAAAGATGGCTTGGAGTAATCATCTCATTTTTACTAATGGTTACTTTTGGATTTGCTTTTAATGCAACACAATCTTTTATTATTACTACTTCATTTGAATCAACATTTAATATTCCAGGTTGGATTTCAGGAGTTGCTCTTACTATTCTTTTTGCCTTTGCTGTATTTGGTGGTATTAAAAGAATTACAAAATTTTCTGAAGTTATTGTTCCAATTATGGCTGTTGGATATTTACTAATTGCAGCGGTTGTAATTTCTTTAAATATTGCACAAATCCCTTCACTAATTTCAATAATTGTAAATGAAGCTTTTAATCCAAGTTCAGCTATTGGTGGTGGATTAGGTGCAGTTATTTTACAAGGTGCAAAAAGGGGAATGTTTTCAAATGAAGCTGGACTTGGTTCTGCACCAAATGTTGCAGCAGTTGCTTATGTAGCCCATCCAGTTCAACAAGGAATTGTTCAATCTTTTTCTGTGTTTATTGACACAATTATCTTATGTTCTTGTACAGCTTTTATTATTCTTTTATCAGGAGTTTATACTCCAGGAGCACAAGGTGTAGATGGAGTATTATTAACTCAAAATGCTTTAATTGAACATATTGGACCTTTAGGTGGATACTTTGTAACAATTGCACTACTTCTTTTTGGATTCTCTTCAATTTTATATAACTACTATTTAGCAGAAAACTCACTAAACTTTTTTAGTAAAGGAAATAAAGTATTATTTACTCTATTTAGAATTTTTGTTATTGTTTTAATCATTTGGGGATCACAACAAGATTTAGGTTCAATCTTCTCATTTGCTGATTTATCAATGGGACTACTTGCAGTTATAAATATGATTGCTATAGCACTATTATATAAACCAGCACTTCAATTAATCAGAGGTTATGATAGACAAATAAAAGAGGGTAAAAAACCAGTTCTTAGATATAATGATTACAATGAATATAAAATTGACAAAGAGATTTGGAAAGAGATTGTTGATAATATCAATGATATAAGATCAAAGGATAAAGCGTAG
- a CDS encoding response regulator transcription factor, with product MEKELLEELKQLSILCVEDEEGIRKVIVDTLKYYFDEVYEAKDGNEAYDLYEEYKPKIVLTDIQMKSCNGVDLVKRIRKNDSKTAIVMLTAYSNEEYLMDLINLNINHYILKPLNAKKLNEALFKLININSERVLLCEELVLDLKKRELIYKNEEIIPLRKREKEFLHLLYEKRGSILSYYEIESELWTDKEMTTHALKSFIKELRAKLPVNVVKNVSQEGYTLIM from the coding sequence ATGGAAAAAGAGTTATTAGAAGAGTTAAAACAGTTATCAATTTTATGTGTTGAAGATGAAGAGGGAATTAGAAAAGTAATAGTTGATACTTTAAAATACTATTTTGATGAGGTTTATGAGGCAAAAGATGGAAATGAAGCCTATGATCTCTATGAAGAGTATAAACCAAAAATTGTCTTAACTGATATTCAAATGAAGAGTTGCAATGGAGTAGATTTAGTTAAAAGAATTAGAAAAAATGACTCTAAAACTGCAATTGTAATGCTTACTGCTTACTCAAATGAAGAGTATTTAATGGATTTAATTAATCTAAATATAAACCACTATATACTAAAACCATTAAATGCAAAAAAATTAAATGAGGCTCTGTTTAAACTTATTAATATAAATAGTGAGAGAGTTTTGTTATGTGAAGAGTTAGTTCTTGATCTAAAAAAAAGAGAACTAATTTATAAAAATGAAGAGATTATTCCTTTAAGAAAAAGAGAAAAAGAGTTTTTGCATCTTCTTTATGAAAAAAGAGGTTCAATTCTCTCTTATTATGAAATAGAGAGTGAACTTTGGACAGACAAAGAGATGACAACCCATGCTCTTAAATCTTTTATAAAAGAGTTAAGGGCAAAACTGCCAGTTAATGTGGTAAAAAATGTATCACAAGAGGGTTATACCCTAATAATGTAA
- a CDS encoding sensor histidine kinase, with protein MFNKEGIPFFVIMIPFLSIVFIAFFTISYYLKINNLHFEEELKEYKALYLELNPTKSFDLIEKEKRATYEKNSDEFIKFVEILTVSILIFMALFTALMNSIINDTIKKYILQVQNKEKKLQSLNKNLATKVQEGIEEAKRKDRTILQQSKLARMGSMISMIAHQWRQPLTELSGILMELETAVRFKKANDTHILSSIDRSDKMIEFMSKTIDDFRNFYKPDKKKENFYLLDSINSAVNLIDATFKEKDIEFRIITKQNEKIYGYPTEFAQVILNLLTNAKDVLVEKNIKKPKIELTISKVGVNNIIELKDNAGGIEQENIDNIFDPYFSTKSPSKGTGLGLYISKLIIERNMGGELTVYNNEEGAVFKIVLLG; from the coding sequence ATGTTTAATAAAGAGGGGATACCTTTTTTTGTAATTATGATTCCTTTTTTAAGTATTGTTTTTATAGCTTTTTTTACCATTTCATACTATTTAAAAATCAATAATCTACATTTTGAAGAAGAGTTAAAAGAGTATAAAGCTCTCTATTTAGAGCTAAATCCAACTAAAAGTTTTGATTTAATTGAGAAAGAAAAAAGAGCCACATATGAAAAAAACTCAGATGAGTTTATAAAATTTGTGGAAATTCTTACTGTTTCTATTCTCATTTTTATGGCACTATTTACAGCACTGATGAACTCAATTATAAATGACACAATAAAAAAATATATATTGCAAGTTCAAAATAAAGAAAAAAAATTACAAAGTCTAAATAAAAATCTTGCCACAAAAGTACAAGAGGGGATTGAAGAGGCAAAAAGAAAAGATAGAACAATTCTTCAACAATCAAAACTTGCAAGAATGGGTTCTATGATTAGTATGATAGCCCATCAATGGAGACAACCATTAACAGAACTCTCTGGTATATTAATGGAGTTGGAAACAGCAGTAAGATTTAAAAAAGCAAACGATACACATATTTTAAGTTCTATTGATAGAAGCGATAAAATGATTGAGTTTATGTCTAAAACTATTGATGATTTTAGGAATTTTTATAAGCCAGATAAAAAGAAAGAGAACTTCTATCTTCTTGATTCTATAAATAGCGCGGTAAATCTAATAGATGCAACTTTTAAAGAGAAAGATATAGAGTTTAGAATTATTACAAAACAAAATGAAAAAATATATGGCTATCCAACAGAATTTGCACAAGTTATACTAAATCTTTTGACAAATGCAAAAGATGTGTTAGTTGAAAAAAATATTAAAAAACCAAAAATTGAACTTACAATTAGTAAAGTGGGAGTCAATAATATAATTGAACTCAAAGATAATGCAGGTGGGATTGAGCAGGAGAATATAGATAATATATTTGATCCATATTTTAGTACAAAATCCCCATCAAAAGGTACTGGACTTGGATTATATATTTCAAAGCTCATAATTGAAAGGAATATGGGTGGAGAACTTACTGTTTATAACAATGAAGAGGGTGCAGTTTTTAAAATAGTTTTATTAGGGTAG
- a CDS encoding tautomerase family protein, producing the protein MPIINVKMTHEDGGATKEQKELLAKKLTQVFVDVFKRGEKTCVVTIDEIPTDNYAIGGETITNIRKK; encoded by the coding sequence ATGCCAATAATAAATGTTAAAATGACCCATGAAGATGGTGGGGCTACAAAAGAGCAAAAAGAGCTTTTAGCAAAAAAACTTACTCAAGTTTTTGTGGATGTTTTCAAAAGAGGAGAGAAAACCTGTGTAGTAACAATTGATGAGATACCAACAGATAACTACGCAATTGGTGGAGAAACTATTACAAATATTAGAAAAAAGTAG
- a CDS encoding LysR family transcriptional regulator: MDSNLLKVFVAVAQKQSISLGALELGFAQSNVTSRIKQLEKNIGHKLFHRVPKGVKLTLEGEKLYPLAIEVVKKMENIIFEMKSLQEQSLLRIGSTESNAAIRLSSFLVETHKKFPNMQLELITGTTEYITNLLLEYKIDIAFVSGRPKDDSIEILNEFSEKIVLLEPKIGKVPDVILTFKKGCTYNEYLHNHYSKDGICTHKNFEFGSLETILSCVEAGMGRALLPLKVVEKLGFKDTLKIIEIEKLSNIPTALICKKNNPPKVLKYLSNLTFN; the protein is encoded by the coding sequence ATGGATTCTAATCTTCTAAAAGTATTTGTAGCAGTTGCACAAAAGCAAAGTATCTCTCTTGGTGCACTAGAGCTTGGGTTTGCCCAATCAAATGTAACCTCAAGGATAAAACAGCTTGAAAAAAATATTGGACATAAACTTTTCCACAGAGTTCCAAAGGGAGTTAAACTTACCCTTGAAGGTGAAAAGCTCTATCCCCTTGCAATTGAAGTTGTAAAAAAGATGGAGAATATAATTTTTGAGATGAAATCTCTACAAGAACAATCTCTTCTTAGAATTGGCTCAACAGAATCAAATGCTGCAATAAGACTATCCTCTTTTTTAGTTGAAACCCATAAAAAATTTCCAAATATGCAACTTGAACTTATAACAGGAACCACAGAATATATTACCAATTTACTTTTAGAGTATAAAATTGATATTGCTTTTGTAAGTGGCAGACCAAAAGATGACTCCATTGAAATATTAAATGAATTTTCTGAAAAGATTGTTCTTTTAGAACCTAAAATAGGGAAAGTGCCAGATGTGATTCTTACTTTTAAAAAAGGTTGTACTTATAATGAGTATTTGCATAATCACTACTCAAAAGATGGAATTTGTACACACAAAAATTTTGAATTTGGAAGTTTAGAAACCATACTAAGTTGTGTGGAAGCTGGAATGGGAAGAGCATTACTTCCACTAAAAGTTGTGGAAAAACTAGGCTTTAAAGATACTCTTAAAATAATTGAAATTGAAAAGTTATCAAATATTCCAACAGCACTAATTTGTAAAAAAAATAATCCTCCAAAAGTGCTTAAATATCTTAGTAATTTGACTTTTAATTAA
- a CDS encoding MmgE/PrpD family protein has product MEELLSWQIAYFIKNTKYENLPLKLIELSKEAFIDYIAVTIAGKEERSILNIKKYIKTKTMLKEATIFGCKEKSSVEYAAMINAMSAHVLDYDDVSWTTIGHPTAVVASVAFAMAEKYKKTPKELILAYALGVEVMHKLAQKTMPNISQRGWHTTCVYGVFGAVVAASILKNSSFEEIINAIGIAASKASGIRSNFGTNTKAYHAGLAASNGIDALYLATYGLNSSNKALEDKDGFIQNYADIDLLEDSNLKLGENWDLLEFGLVFKQYPCCSGSHPAADLVKDLTQKYLLESTNIEKIEVGCSLLAQKELICDFPTNALEAKFSMRYAIASMIIYKNLSLEEFSDEKVKDKRVQELMKKIDISIDSEFKKLGFIGTSPVRIKIKTKNREIEETNYLAKGNPQKKLTKEEIKDKFFQCTKSQKNQKELFNLLKDFEQKKDLSNFLKYIK; this is encoded by the coding sequence ATGGAAGAGTTGCTTTCTTGGCAAATTGCATATTTTATAAAAAATACAAAATATGAGAATCTACCTCTTAAATTAATTGAATTATCAAAAGAGGCTTTTATAGACTATATAGCAGTTACAATTGCGGGGAAAGAAGAGAGAAGTATTTTAAATATAAAAAAATATATAAAAACAAAAACTATGCTAAAAGAGGCAACAATCTTTGGCTGCAAAGAGAAAAGCTCTGTTGAATATGCAGCAATGATAAATGCAATGAGTGCACATGTATTGGATTATGATGATGTCAGTTGGACAACAATAGGACATCCAACAGCTGTTGTTGCATCTGTTGCTTTTGCAATGGCTGAAAAATATAAAAAAACACCCAAAGAGCTAATTTTGGCTTATGCTTTAGGGGTTGAAGTTATGCACAAACTAGCACAAAAAACAATGCCAAATATTTCCCAAAGAGGATGGCATACAACTTGTGTTTATGGAGTTTTTGGTGCAGTTGTTGCCGCATCTATTTTAAAAAACTCTTCCTTTGAAGAGATAATAAATGCAATAGGAATTGCAGCTTCAAAAGCTTCAGGAATAAGATCAAACTTTGGAACAAATACCAAAGCTTATCATGCTGGATTAGCAGCTTCTAATGGAATCGATGCCCTTTATTTAGCAACTTATGGTTTAAACTCTTCAAATAAAGCCTTAGAAGACAAAGATGGTTTTATTCAAAACTATGCAGATATTGATTTGCTTGAAGATTCTAATTTAAAATTAGGAGAAAATTGGGACTTATTAGAGTTTGGTTTAGTCTTTAAACAATATCCTTGTTGTAGTGGTTCACATCCTGCTGCTGATTTAGTAAAAGATTTAACTCAAAAATATTTATTGGAATCAACTAATATAGAAAAGATTGAAGTGGGTTGTTCCTTATTAGCACAAAAAGAGTTAATATGCGATTTTCCAACAAATGCTCTTGAAGCCAAATTTTCAATGAGATATGCAATTGCATCAATGATAATTTATAAGAATCTTAGTTTAGAAGAGTTTAGCGATGAAAAGGTAAAAGATAAAAGAGTTCAGGAGTTAATGAAAAAAATAGATATCTCTATTGATTCTGAATTTAAAAAATTAGGATTTATTGGTACATCACCAGTTAGAATTAAAATTAAAACAAAGAATAGAGAAATAGAAGAAACAAATTATCTTGCAAAAGGGAATCCTCAAAAAAAATTAACAAAAGAGGAGATAAAAGATAAATTTTTCCAATGTACTAAAAGTCAAAAAAATCAAAAAGAACTTTTTAATTTACTAAAAGATTTTGAACAAAAAAAAGATTTATCTAATTTTCTTAAATATATTAAATAA